Proteins encoded by one window of Rhineura floridana isolate rRhiFlo1 chromosome 9, rRhiFlo1.hap2, whole genome shotgun sequence:
- the TMEM128 gene encoding transmembrane protein 128 → MVEEETAGVAGAEGSLQPLLRLRRPFSSPEAEPGGAQQRAPEPAVEVTSIEKKEKPLPRLNIHSAFWILASIATTYYVEFFKTVKEVIQQESWWFVLGSCLLVISLSVAFYCIIYLEWYCRIEDYDASYPALIPITTASFIAAAICFNVSLWPVWSFLTPLVLFTQFMGIVMLVSLLG, encoded by the exons ATGGTGGAGGAAGAGACGGCTGGCGTTGCCGGCGCGGAGGGCTCGTTGCAGCCGCTTCTGCGCCTGAGGCGGCCTTTCAGCAGTCCCGAAGCGGAGCCTGGAGGAGCGCAGCAGCGGGCGCCGGAGCCGGCTG TGGAAGTTACCAGCATAGAGAAGAAAGAGAAGCCTCTGCCTAGACTGAACATCCATTCTGCATTCTGGATATTGGCATCAATAGCTACCACATACTATGTTgagttttttaaaactgttaaagAGGTTATTCAGCAAGAAAG CTGGTGGTTTGTTCTCGGCAGTTGTTTATTGGTTATCAGTTTGTCTGTGGCCTTTTATTGCATAATATATCTGGAGTGGTATTGTAGGATCGAGGACTATGATGCCAGCTACCCTGCACTGATACCTATCACAACTGCTAGTTTTATCGCTGCAGCAATTTG TTTTAACGTTTCCTTGTGGCCTGTATGGTCTTTCCTCACACCTCTGGTGCTGTTCACCCAGTTCATGGGTATTGTGATGCTTGTGTCACTTCTGGGCTAG